From Topomyia yanbarensis strain Yona2022 chromosome 1, ASM3024719v1, whole genome shotgun sequence, one genomic window encodes:
- the LOC131679548 gene encoding nuclear envelope integral membrane protein, with protein sequence MRLLALASIVLSFTVLIVSSATTVHYLQPDGVITYKPDNSRIYRPGLRTYCYRGQDKQLVHLFQTIILNFDCDHDDFSQYEGGSPEEVRSHHETEQNLFSFNLLSNNRKRVIKLDPFNQSCIGVVSSEAYTVRLSLIRIDFWKVILLAVGVFVFLSAAKLSNNGLFYYICGIFLGVFASFLVVVYMASKLFPRKPMMYGVMLGGWTLGIYFAQMLFDNVRLIFVTYQVYVFWYVLTTGFISFVICYRLGPPKNQRSKDLIKWSLQLAALGAIFFSSAFREATTGMCIAIAVFYYFPRSILYKVRSIYRRRFPPKRRFLTDEEYYEQGVRETTKALEELRTFCSSPQCKQWSTVLKLKDPARFASFMEGSSHLLDDEILEYETSNAQVDISDDEMEDEQDPEPMLQDDSEDEDVQRHRQNARVTPSREPAYRKFAQRTNQNGGRSLASTSTPTNARTLNGTRGNSRSRQVSQQSAPLRNEIEFSEDED encoded by the exons ATGAGATTACTGGCTCTTGCTAGCATTGTGCTTAGTTTTACGGTGTTAATCGTATCATCAGCTACAACCG TGCATTACCTGCAACCGGATGGCGTCATTACATACAAACCCGATAACTCACGCATCTACCGGCCGGGGTTGCGAACCTACTGCTACCGTGGACAGGATAAGCAGCTTGTCCACCTGTTTCAAACCATTATCCTCAATTTCGACTGCGATCATGATGATTTCAGTCAGTACGAGGGCGGCTCCCCGGAGGAAGTCCGATCGCATCACGAAACCGAGCAGAACTTATTTTCCTTCAACTTACTGTCGAACAACCGAAAGCGGGTTATTAAACTAGATCCCTTTAATCAAAGCTGCATTGGCGTAGTTTCCAGCGAAGCATATACCGTCCGCCTAAGTTTGATTCGAATCGACTTCTGGAAAGTGATTTTGCTGGCCGTTGGTGTGTTCGTGTTTCTGTCGGCGGCCAAGCTGAGTAACAATGGGCTGTTTTACTACATTTGCGGAATTTTCTTGGGTGTATTTGCCAGCTTCCTGGTGGTGGTTTACATGGCCAGTAAGCTGTTCCCCCGGAAACCTATGATGTACGGTGTGATGCTGGGTGGATGGACGCTGGGCATTTACTTTGCCCAAATGCTGTTCGATAATGTGCGGTTGATCTTTGTTACGTATCAGGTTTACGTGTTCTGGTATGTACTTACGACAGGATTTATCAGTTTTGTAATCTGCTATCGATTAGGTCCACCGAAGAATCAGCGCAGCAAAGACCTAATCAAGTGGAGTTTACAGTTGGCGGCTCTAGGGGCGATCTTTTTTTCATCTGCCTTCCGGGAAGCGACCACCGGAATGTGTATTGCTATCGCTGTTTTCTACTATTTCCCCAGAAGCATTCTGTATAAGGTGCGCTCTATTTATCGGCGACGTTTTCCTccgaaaagacgattcttgacCGATGAAGAATATTATGAACAGGGTGTTCGAGAAACCACCAAAGCCTTGGAAGAGCTACGAACCTTCTGCAGCAGTCCGCAGTGTAAACAGTGGAGTACTGTTTTAAAGCTGAAAGATCCAGCTCGGTTCGCTTCCTTTATGGAAGGTTCCTCTCATTTACTGGACGATGAAATTCTCGAATATGAAACCTCCAACGCACAGGTAGATATCAGCGATGATGAAATGGAAGACGAGCAGGATCCGGAACCGATGCTGCAAGATGACTCCGAGGATGAAGATGTTCAACGACACCGCCAGAACGCAAGGGTCACTCCCTCACGGGAACCAGCGTATCGAAAGTTTGCTCAAAGAACGAATCAAAACGGTGGACGCAGTCTGGCGAGTACAAGTACTCCAACTAATGCCAGAACCCTGAATGGAACCAGAGGGAATAGTCGAAGCAGACAAGTATCGCAGCAATCGGCTCCGTTACGGAACGAAATCGAATTCAGCGAGGATGAAGATTAA